The Sinomicrobium kalidii genome contains a region encoding:
- the recG gene encoding ATP-dependent DNA helicase RecG, producing the protein MNPKLLQTPIDYLKGVGPNRADLLRKELGIHTYQDLINLFPNRYIDRTRYYKINELQENSSEVQVVGKVVHLKTVEQKRGKRLVATFTDGTGEMELVWFRGHKWIRESIKLNVPYVIFGRCNRIGHHFSMPHPEMELLTDHERSLRTAMQPVYPSTEKLSNKGITNKVINKLMQQLFTETGGKFMETLSPSLLGELSLISKPAALFNIHFPKSQELLARAQYRLKFEELFYIQLQLLIKNRIRKQKIRGYVFDQVGDQFLSFYNDHLPFSLTGAQKRVIREIRHDLGTGAQMNRLLQGDVGSGKTIVALMAMLLAIDNGFQACIVAPTEILATQHYNGIEELVNDLGITIKLLTGSTKTSIRNEIHEQLQSGELNILVGTHAVLEDKVKFHNLGLAVIDEQHRFGVAQRAKLWHKNSTPPHILVMTATPIPRTLAMSLYGDLDISVIDELPPGRKPVKTVHRYDSNRLRVFRFLKDEIGKGRQVYIVYPLIQESEKMDYKDLMDGYASIEREFPKPEYQVSVVHGKMKPADKDYEMERFVRGETQIMVATTVIEVGVNVPNASVMIIESAERFGLSQLHQLRGRVGRGAEQSYCILMTGHKLSADSKTRLETMTRTNDGFEIAEVDLKLRGPGDIMGTQQSGILHLKIADIVKDNQILKAARYYALQLLKNDPSLSSEENRIIRYTYTQLSKDKNIWNYIS; encoded by the coding sequence ATGAATCCTAAGCTGTTACAGACTCCCATCGATTACCTCAAAGGTGTGGGCCCTAACCGTGCCGACCTGCTCCGAAAAGAATTGGGGATACACACCTACCAGGACCTTATCAATTTGTTCCCCAACCGGTATATTGACCGTACGCGCTATTACAAGATAAATGAGTTACAGGAAAATTCTTCCGAGGTACAGGTTGTGGGTAAGGTCGTACACCTTAAAACGGTAGAACAAAAACGGGGAAAACGGCTTGTGGCCACTTTTACGGATGGTACGGGTGAAATGGAACTGGTGTGGTTCCGCGGGCACAAATGGATACGGGAAAGTATTAAGCTCAATGTACCCTACGTCATTTTCGGGCGCTGTAACCGCATCGGGCATCACTTTTCGATGCCACACCCGGAAATGGAACTTCTTACCGATCACGAACGCAGCCTGCGAACGGCGATGCAACCCGTATATCCCTCAACAGAAAAACTCAGCAACAAAGGGATCACCAACAAGGTTATCAACAAACTGATGCAACAGCTTTTTACGGAGACCGGGGGAAAGTTCATGGAAACCCTGTCCCCTTCCCTCCTTGGTGAACTGAGCCTTATCTCAAAGCCTGCGGCCCTTTTCAATATCCATTTCCCCAAAAGCCAGGAATTGCTGGCCAGGGCACAGTACCGGCTGAAATTCGAAGAACTTTTTTACATACAGTTACAACTGCTCATAAAGAACCGTATACGCAAACAGAAGATCAGGGGCTACGTCTTTGACCAGGTAGGCGACCAGTTCCTCAGTTTTTATAACGATCATCTCCCTTTTTCCCTTACCGGGGCACAAAAAAGGGTGATCCGGGAAATCAGGCACGATCTCGGCACAGGAGCACAAATGAACCGCCTGCTCCAGGGTGATGTGGGGTCCGGAAAGACCATTGTAGCCCTGATGGCCATGCTGCTTGCCATAGACAACGGTTTCCAGGCCTGTATCGTGGCCCCCACCGAAATCCTGGCGACTCAGCATTACAACGGTATTGAAGAGTTGGTTAACGACCTGGGAATAACCATAAAACTGCTCACAGGCTCTACTAAAACTTCAATACGAAATGAAATCCACGAGCAACTCCAAAGCGGCGAACTGAATATCCTTGTAGGTACCCACGCCGTATTGGAAGACAAGGTGAAATTTCACAATCTCGGGCTGGCCGTGATCGACGAACAACACCGTTTCGGGGTAGCACAACGGGCAAAATTATGGCATAAGAATTCCACTCCGCCACACATCCTGGTCATGACCGCCACCCCTATTCCCCGTACACTGGCCATGAGCCTCTACGGCGACCTGGACATTTCGGTAATTGACGAATTACCGCCGGGACGAAAACCCGTAAAGACCGTGCACCGCTACGACAGTAACCGCCTCAGGGTTTTCCGGTTTCTGAAAGACGAAATCGGCAAAGGAAGACAGGTCTACATTGTATACCCGCTCATACAGGAATCCGAAAAAATGGATTATAAGGATCTCATGGATGGCTATGCCAGCATAGAAAGGGAGTTCCCGAAACCCGAGTACCAGGTATCCGTAGTTCACGGCAAGATGAAACCGGCCGACAAGGACTACGAAATGGAGCGCTTTGTACGGGGAGAAACCCAGATCATGGTGGCTACCACAGTGATCGAAGTGGGTGTTAATGTACCCAATGCATCCGTAATGATCATCGAAAGCGCCGAAAGGTTCGGGCTGTCGCAGCTACACCAGCTACGCGGCAGGGTGGGACGCGGTGCGGAACAGAGCTATTGTATCCTGATGACCGGGCACAAACTCTCTGCCGACTCCAAAACACGCCTGGAAACCATGACCCGTACCAACGACGGTTTTGAAATTGCCGAAGTTGACCTGAAACTCCGCGGACCGGGAGATATTATGGGCACCCAGCAAAGCGGTATACTCCATCTGAAAATAGCCGATATTGTCAAGGACAATCAAATCCTGAAAGCCGCCCGTTACTACGCCCTTCAGTTATTAAAAAACGACCCTTCCCTTTCTTCGGAAGAAAACAGGATCATACGATATACGTATACACAGCTCAGCAAGGACAAGAACATATGGAATTATATCAGTTAA
- a CDS encoding YfhO family protein, which yields MQLKKFLPHFIIVLVFIVISLGYFVPALQGKKIFQSDIAQYNGMAKEQRDFIEKTGEEPYWTNSAFGGMPTYQLGANYPHDYVKKLDRLIRFLPRPADYLFLYLVGFYILLLVMKVDYKLAFLGALAFGFSAYLIIIIGVGHNAKAHAIGYFPIVLAGILLAFRQKYVWGFLLTAFGMALEISANHVQMTYYLMLLVLALGVVYAAEAVKKKELPRFFKTCGILIAAVVLGILTNATNLLATREYAEWSTRGTSELTINPDGSPKQDGNGLDKEYITQYSYGILETLDLFVPRLFGGSNQEKLGEDSETYDFLLKQGVPRVQALDFAEGLPSYWGAQPGVAGPAYIGAVVLFLFILALFLVKGKARKWLLAGVLFSLLLSWGKNFSILTDLMIDYFPLYNKFRAVSSIQVILELCVPVLAILGLSKFLDSSVSETQKLRALKWTSIITFGTIALLFLGRGFFDFTGINDQAYRQYYGHQIVDMIKADRKAMYSQDLLRTLLFVALSAGVLWFYLKGKLKYMYVIGGFTALILFDLSGVAKRYVDKDDFVQARVMDEPFQATPVDKEILKDTTYYRVYEPAEGLNGARASYFHHSVGGYHAAKPGRLQELFQYQVARNNMAVLNMLNVKYIIQKNEEGKLFPARNPDAAGNAWFVKKLIPVNSADEEMNALDSLDIKTEAVFDRSVSGEGIPDKETTYEVSPGASIELVEYRPNALKYVADNPEAGLAVFSEMYYPHGWKAAVDGEEVPFFRVNYALRGLEVPAGEHTITFRFEPEVVKKGSTIALAGNVILGLLLLGGIFYEFRGRKDKD from the coding sequence ATGCAGCTAAAAAAGTTCTTGCCCCACTTTATCATTGTCTTGGTATTTATTGTTATTTCACTGGGATATTTTGTTCCCGCATTACAGGGGAAAAAAATATTTCAGAGCGATATTGCCCAGTACAACGGCATGGCCAAAGAACAACGGGACTTTATAGAAAAAACCGGTGAAGAACCCTATTGGACCAATAGTGCCTTCGGGGGAATGCCCACATATCAGCTCGGGGCCAACTACCCGCACGACTATGTAAAAAAACTGGATCGGCTTATACGCTTTTTGCCACGGCCTGCAGACTACCTGTTTCTTTATCTGGTAGGTTTTTACATTTTGCTGCTGGTCATGAAGGTCGACTATAAACTGGCCTTCCTGGGAGCGTTGGCCTTTGGTTTTTCCGCATATCTCATTATTATTATCGGGGTGGGACACAATGCCAAAGCCCATGCCATAGGCTATTTTCCCATAGTACTTGCGGGGATACTGCTTGCTTTCCGGCAAAAATATGTGTGGGGTTTTTTGCTGACGGCTTTCGGTATGGCCCTGGAAATCAGCGCCAATCACGTGCAGATGACCTATTACCTGATGTTGCTGGTACTGGCCCTGGGTGTGGTTTATGCCGCAGAGGCCGTTAAAAAGAAGGAACTGCCGCGTTTTTTCAAGACCTGCGGGATATTGATCGCAGCAGTGGTGCTCGGAATTCTGACAAATGCCACCAATTTGCTGGCTACCCGCGAATATGCCGAATGGAGTACACGGGGCACAAGTGAACTCACCATAAACCCCGACGGGTCTCCGAAACAGGATGGCAACGGGTTGGACAAGGAATATATTACACAATACAGTTACGGTATCCTGGAAACGCTTGATCTTTTTGTGCCGCGGCTTTTCGGCGGGTCTAACCAGGAGAAACTGGGCGAGGATTCCGAAACGTATGACTTTTTACTGAAACAGGGGGTACCCCGGGTACAGGCACTGGATTTTGCCGAGGGCCTGCCGTCGTACTGGGGGGCACAGCCCGGCGTTGCCGGACCGGCGTACATAGGGGCCGTGGTGCTGTTCCTGTTTATACTGGCCCTGTTTTTGGTTAAGGGAAAAGCCAGAAAATGGCTTTTGGCGGGGGTGTTGTTCTCCCTGTTACTTTCCTGGGGAAAGAATTTCAGCATACTGACCGATCTTATGATCGATTATTTCCCGCTGTACAACAAGTTCCGGGCAGTGTCTTCCATACAGGTCATACTCGAATTGTGCGTGCCTGTCCTGGCTATCCTCGGACTGTCGAAATTCCTGGATTCCTCGGTTTCCGAAACACAGAAGTTGCGGGCACTGAAATGGACTTCCATTATTACTTTCGGTACGATTGCCCTGCTTTTCCTGGGGCGCGGATTTTTTGATTTTACCGGGATCAACGATCAGGCTTACCGGCAGTATTACGGTCATCAGATAGTGGATATGATCAAAGCGGACCGGAAGGCCATGTACAGCCAGGACCTTTTGCGTACGCTGTTATTCGTGGCATTATCGGCCGGGGTGCTCTGGTTTTACCTCAAGGGAAAACTGAAATATATGTACGTGATCGGCGGTTTCACGGCCCTGATACTGTTTGACCTGAGTGGTGTGGCCAAACGCTATGTAGACAAGGACGATTTTGTACAGGCCAGGGTGATGGACGAACCTTTCCAGGCTACTCCCGTGGACAAGGAAATATTAAAAGATACCACTTATTACAGGGTTTACGAACCGGCCGAAGGGTTGAACGGGGCGAGGGCGTCCTATTTTCACCATTCCGTGGGCGGATATCATGCGGCAAAGCCCGGAAGGCTACAGGAACTGTTCCAGTACCAGGTGGCCCGGAACAACATGGCCGTACTGAATATGCTCAATGTAAAGTATATCATACAAAAAAACGAAGAAGGCAAACTGTTCCCGGCCAGGAACCCCGATGCTGCGGGAAATGCCTGGTTCGTCAAAAAGCTTATCCCGGTGAACAGTGCCGATGAGGAAATGAATGCCCTGGACAGCCTTGACATAAAAACAGAAGCTGTTTTTGACCGTAGTGTGTCCGGAGAAGGAATACCGGATAAGGAGACGACGTATGAGGTTAGCCCGGGGGCATCCATAGAACTGGTGGAATACAGACCCAATGCTTTGAAATATGTGGCGGATAATCCCGAAGCCGGGCTGGCCGTGTTCTCGGAGATGTATTATCCCCACGGATGGAAAGCGGCCGTTGATGGCGAAGAAGTTCCGTTTTTCCGTGTAAACTACGCTTTGCGGGGGCTTGAGGTTCCTGCGGGTGAACATACCATAACATTCCGGTTTGAACCGGAAGTGGTGAAAAAGGGGAGTACCATAGCCCTCGCCGGAAATGTTATATTGGGGCTGTTGCTGCTCGGAGGAATATTTTATGAGTTCAGGGGAAGGAAAGATAAAGACTGA
- a CDS encoding GNAT family N-acetyltransferase has translation MITIKEAEQPAEIKAFVKFPFKLYKNSPYWVPPLIKEETATFDKSRNPALDNAEVRLFLAFKTGEIAGRIAVIINRIEIEEQQKKKVRFGWFDVIDDIEVTKALLDKVAEIGRENELEYMEGPVGFSNMDKAGMLVRGFDRLSNMTTIYNYPYYPEHFKSLGFEEGAAWVEYLIHIPDKVPEKISKFSDIILKRYNLKLLQFKSSRELVKYADDMFDLMNRSFKDLQSFIPIQKPQIEQYKQKYLKFIHPDFVKFIVDENDKMIAFSITMPSFSRALQKANGKLFPFGFWHILQAQRKNDSATLYLIGVDPKYQNKGVTAVIFNETNKIFKQRGMRYVESNPELEENISAQLLWKHYEKNEQHKRRVTWIKPL, from the coding sequence ATGATCACCATAAAAGAAGCAGAACAACCCGCAGAAATAAAAGCTTTTGTTAAATTTCCCTTTAAACTTTATAAAAACTCACCTTATTGGGTACCGCCCCTCATCAAGGAAGAAACAGCTACTTTCGACAAATCCCGGAACCCGGCCCTTGACAACGCCGAAGTCCGGCTTTTCCTGGCTTTTAAAACGGGGGAAATCGCAGGGCGCATTGCTGTTATTATCAACCGGATAGAGATCGAGGAACAGCAAAAGAAAAAAGTGCGTTTCGGATGGTTTGATGTTATTGACGATATTGAAGTGACCAAAGCGCTGCTCGACAAAGTGGCCGAAATAGGCCGGGAAAACGAACTCGAATACATGGAAGGCCCTGTAGGTTTCTCCAACATGGACAAAGCGGGAATGCTGGTCAGGGGATTCGACCGGTTGAGCAACATGACCACCATTTACAATTATCCGTACTACCCCGAACACTTCAAGTCACTCGGTTTTGAAGAAGGAGCGGCCTGGGTGGAATACCTGATACACATTCCGGATAAAGTACCGGAAAAAATAAGTAAATTCTCCGATATTATCCTCAAACGGTACAACCTGAAACTGTTGCAGTTCAAATCGTCCAGGGAACTGGTAAAATATGCCGATGACATGTTTGACCTTATGAACCGCTCGTTCAAGGACCTGCAATCGTTCATCCCCATACAAAAACCGCAGATCGAACAGTACAAACAGAAGTACCTGAAGTTCATCCATCCCGACTTTGTAAAGTTTATCGTGGATGAAAATGACAAAATGATAGCTTTTTCCATTACCATGCCCTCTTTTTCCAGGGCACTGCAAAAGGCCAACGGCAAATTGTTCCCCTTCGGCTTCTGGCATATCCTGCAGGCCCAGAGAAAAAATGATTCCGCTACCCTGTACCTCATAGGCGTCGACCCCAAATACCAGAACAAGGGGGTCACCGCGGTTATATTTAACGAAACTAACAAGATTTTCAAACAGCGTGGCATGCGCTACGTGGAATCCAACCCCGAACTGGAAGAAAACATCTCCGCCCAGTTGCTTTGGAAACATTATGAGAAAAACGAACAGCACAAACGCAGGGTTACCTGGATCAAGCCGTTATAA
- a CDS encoding patatin-like phospholipase family protein — protein sequence MKALVISGGGSKGAFAGGVAQYLIEHHKKEYDMFVGTSTGSLLIPHLADNNIPKIYDIYTSVNQRKIFSNNPFVVRKKEGREYVTINYFNVMWQLMKGKRTFGESKNLRRNIKKDFTEEEFHRIRERGKEVIVTVSNLSKNRVEYKSIHDFDYADFCDWIWISCNYVPFMSLTRKDGFEYADGGLGCVVPIREAIKRGATEVDAIILEAENMEYNKVLGKNPFSLMVNLFGFLLDQVEFHDIVEGKLSAINKDVKLNLYYTPTRLTENSLVFNKKLMASWWEQGLAYAREKQEKLAEATENKEQTVNSVPKP from the coding sequence ATGAAAGCCTTAGTCATATCCGGTGGAGGGAGTAAAGGTGCTTTTGCCGGGGGAGTGGCCCAGTATCTGATTGAACATCACAAAAAAGAATACGACATGTTCGTGGGGACTTCAACCGGAAGTTTGCTCATCCCGCACCTGGCAGACAATAATATTCCCAAGATATACGATATTTACACCTCTGTCAACCAGCGGAAAATATTCAGTAACAATCCCTTTGTGGTCCGGAAAAAAGAAGGCCGGGAATACGTAACCATTAATTACTTTAACGTAATGTGGCAGCTTATGAAGGGGAAGCGTACTTTCGGGGAAAGCAAGAATCTGAGACGAAACATAAAAAAAGATTTTACGGAAGAGGAATTCCACCGGATCAGGGAACGGGGAAAGGAAGTGATCGTTACCGTGTCTAACCTCTCCAAGAACAGGGTGGAATACAAGTCCATACACGATTTCGACTATGCGGACTTTTGCGACTGGATATGGATTTCCTGCAATTATGTGCCCTTTATGTCGCTGACCAGGAAAGACGGCTTTGAATATGCCGATGGCGGACTGGGGTGTGTAGTTCCCATACGGGAAGCCATAAAAAGAGGGGCCACGGAAGTAGATGCCATTATCCTGGAGGCGGAAAACATGGAATACAACAAGGTATTGGGTAAAAATCCGTTTTCGTTAATGGTGAACCTTTTCGGGTTTTTACTGGACCAGGTAGAGTTTCACGACATTGTAGAAGGCAAATTGTCGGCCATCAATAAGGATGTTAAGCTCAACCTGTATTATACACCGACCAGGCTGACCGAAAATTCCCTGGTCTTCAATAAAAAACTCATGGCCTCCTGGTGGGAACAGGGGTTGGCCTATGCCCGGGAAAAACAGGAAAAACTTGCCGAAGCTACCGAAAATAAGGAACAAACGGTGAACAGTGTGCCAAAACCCTGA
- a CDS encoding DUF4834 family protein has product MQLLRTIAFIIIFYYLFRFLARVFGPSLFRYVSKKAQEKHREQYGAHKRNNRQQQMRDEGEVVIDNAPEDIRRRKASKSGKKVGEYIDFEEID; this is encoded by the coding sequence ATGCAGTTACTGAGAACCATAGCGTTTATCATAATTTTTTATTACTTGTTCCGTTTCCTGGCCAGGGTGTTCGGACCATCCCTGTTCCGGTACGTTTCTAAAAAAGCACAGGAAAAACACCGGGAACAATACGGGGCGCATAAGCGGAACAACCGGCAACAACAAATGCGGGATGAAGGTGAAGTGGTGATAGATAATGCGCCGGAAGATATCAGAAGACGAAAAGCTTCAAAATCCGGTAAAAAAGTAGGAGAGTACATTGATTTTGAAGAAATTGACTAA
- a CDS encoding M1 family metallopeptidase: MKKVLLCCFLLFLTGWCVFAQQTENADFVRAEGAITIHPYKKEITGTVTYFFDVLHPVDSLYIDARNMTFDSVRLNGRKVTFHNSGSRLWITSRFEPSRKNKLAFRYKAAPEKAMYFVGWDTDNAKKQVWTQGQGRYTSNWFPSFDDRKEKVEFDLTVCFDENYKVLINGLLKDTAESDGLICWKYDMQHGMSSYLLALTIGKYDMIRDFSGSGIPLEMYYYPEDKAKSEPTYRYTKRIFDFLETEIGMPFPWQNYKQAPVRDFLHAGMENTTLTLFSDAFMVDSTGYNDMNYLNVNAHEMAHQWFGDMVTARSDKHHWLQEGFATYYALLAEKTVFGEDYYYWKLYRSARKLTERSEKGKDEAVLDPSAGSLTFYEKGAFALHMLREKVGDKIFRKGVRQYLEKHKFGNTVTSDFMDEIEQAGGKNLSVFVDRWLRDTVFPAEEAMASLRKNTFIRTYMALKEGEVPPEEREALLHSDIYYPVKQEIVFQKNADTADVAWNKKRLRSGDLKIRQALALSIDSIPEELRTAFETLLEDDSYVTVENALVKLWMNFPENAPSYLGKTKHTEGDARKNVRMLWLALALSAPSYPSGTEPEVFKAKRQWKEELAAYTSSRYSYQVRQNAFSFLYQMGLMHEEVLENLVRACVHHTWGFAGNCREMLKGLLKNESYVREIQELIPKLGEKEKEFLQGVMPR, encoded by the coding sequence ATGAAAAAAGTATTGTTGTGTTGTTTTCTTTTGTTCCTGACAGGTTGGTGTGTTTTTGCACAACAGACCGAAAATGCCGATTTTGTCAGGGCTGAAGGTGCCATTACCATTCATCCGTATAAAAAGGAAATAACCGGGACGGTGACCTATTTTTTTGATGTGCTGCACCCGGTGGATTCCCTGTATATCGATGCCCGCAACATGACATTCGACAGTGTGCGACTGAACGGCAGAAAGGTCACTTTTCACAATAGCGGTTCCCGCCTGTGGATTACCTCCCGCTTTGAACCCTCCCGGAAAAACAAACTTGCCTTTCGTTATAAAGCCGCTCCGGAAAAAGCAATGTATTTTGTGGGATGGGACACCGATAATGCAAAAAAACAGGTCTGGACACAGGGACAGGGAAGGTATACCAGCAACTGGTTCCCGTCTTTTGACGACAGGAAAGAAAAAGTGGAATTTGATCTGACGGTTTGTTTTGATGAAAATTACAAAGTATTAATTAACGGGTTATTAAAAGATACTGCTGAAAGTGATGGTTTAATATGCTGGAAATATGATATGCAACATGGAATGAGCAGTTACCTGCTTGCATTGACCATAGGAAAATACGATATGATCCGGGATTTTTCCGGGAGCGGTATTCCCCTGGAAATGTATTACTATCCGGAAGACAAGGCAAAATCCGAACCGACGTACAGGTATACCAAAAGGATATTTGATTTTCTGGAGACTGAAATAGGAATGCCTTTTCCCTGGCAGAATTACAAGCAGGCTCCGGTACGGGATTTTCTGCACGCCGGAATGGAAAACACTACCCTTACCTTGTTTTCCGATGCCTTTATGGTGGATTCCACGGGGTACAACGACATGAACTACCTCAATGTAAACGCCCATGAGATGGCCCACCAATGGTTCGGAGACATGGTAACTGCACGGAGTGACAAACACCACTGGCTCCAGGAAGGTTTTGCCACCTATTATGCGCTGCTGGCCGAAAAAACTGTTTTTGGCGAGGATTATTACTACTGGAAACTGTATCGGTCGGCCCGGAAACTTACGGAAAGATCGGAAAAAGGAAAGGATGAAGCAGTGCTGGACCCGAGTGCCGGGAGCCTTACTTTTTATGAAAAAGGCGCTTTTGCATTGCATATGCTCAGGGAGAAGGTAGGTGATAAAATTTTCCGGAAAGGTGTACGGCAATACCTGGAAAAGCATAAATTCGGCAATACCGTGACGTCAGATTTTATGGATGAAATAGAGCAAGCCGGTGGTAAGAACCTGTCTGTTTTTGTGGATCGGTGGCTGAGGGATACGGTTTTTCCGGCGGAAGAAGCGATGGCTTCACTGCGGAAAAACACATTTATCCGGACCTACATGGCGCTGAAGGAAGGAGAGGTACCGCCTGAAGAACGGGAGGCGTTGTTGCATTCCGATATATACTATCCCGTGAAACAGGAAATCGTATTTCAGAAAAATGCGGATACTGCGGATGTGGCCTGGAACAAAAAGAGGTTGCGCTCGGGTGACCTGAAGATACGTCAGGCCCTTGCCCTGAGTATTGATAGCATCCCGGAGGAACTCAGGACGGCGTTTGAAACACTGCTGGAAGATGACAGTTATGTAACGGTAGAAAACGCCCTGGTAAAGCTCTGGATGAATTTCCCGGAAAATGCCCCGTCGTACCTCGGTAAGACAAAACATACGGAAGGGGATGCCCGGAAGAACGTGCGTATGTTATGGCTGGCCCTGGCCTTGTCGGCACCATCATATCCCTCCGGTACGGAACCGGAAGTTTTTAAGGCTAAAAGACAATGGAAGGAAGAATTAGCGGCGTATACATCGTCGCGGTATAGTTATCAGGTACGGCAAAATGCCTTTTCTTTCCTTTACCAGATGGGATTGATGCACGAAGAGGTGCTTGAAAACCTGGTCCGGGCCTGTGTACATCATACCTGGGGTTTTGCCGGTAATTGCAGGGAAATGCTGAAGGGCCTGTTAAAAAATGAATCCTATGTCCGGGAGATACAGGAATTAATTCCTAAATTGGGAGAGAAAGAAAAAGAGTTCTTACAAGGAGTGATGCCCCGGTAA
- a CDS encoding patatin-like phospholipase family protein, producing the protein MKALVISGGGSKGAFAGGVAQFLIEELQKEYQLYLGTSTGSLLVSHLALKEVEKIKNVYTSVTQDNIFSHCPFKIRHKYGTQQIAINHFTVLRSFLSGSKTFGESHNLKQLIRDTFTLEEFDALREHRKDIVVTVSNLSLNQVEYKSINDFDYDEFCEWVWISCNYTPFMTLVRKNGCEYADGGLGTMVPIEEAIRRGAKEIDAIILHTEVTYMNRMPSRNAFDLLTNMFRFMLDRIEQQNIKIGKFVASHQGAIINFYYTPTVLTTNSLIFNKEKMTKWWQNGYDFAKLKNQGTSEI; encoded by the coding sequence ATGAAAGCCTTAGTCATATCCGGAGGAGGGAGCAAAGGTGCTTTTGCCGGGGGAGTGGCACAATTTCTCATTGAGGAGTTGCAGAAAGAGTACCAGTTGTATCTGGGGACTTCGACAGGGAGTTTACTGGTGTCGCACCTGGCCCTGAAAGAAGTGGAAAAGATAAAAAACGTATATACTTCGGTCACCCAGGACAATATTTTCAGTCACTGCCCTTTTAAAATCAGACACAAATACGGCACACAGCAGATAGCCATTAATCACTTTACCGTGTTGCGCAGTTTTCTGAGCGGAAGCAAAACCTTCGGGGAAAGCCATAACCTGAAACAGCTTATCCGGGATACCTTTACCCTGGAGGAATTTGACGCCCTCCGGGAACATCGAAAGGATATTGTGGTTACCGTGTCCAATTTATCACTGAACCAGGTGGAATACAAGTCGATCAACGATTTTGATTATGACGAGTTTTGCGAATGGGTGTGGATATCGTGCAATTACACCCCGTTTATGACCCTGGTGCGAAAAAACGGTTGCGAATATGCTGACGGGGGCCTCGGAACCATGGTGCCCATCGAAGAAGCCATAAGAAGGGGCGCGAAAGAGATCGATGCCATTATCCTGCATACCGAAGTAACTTATATGAACCGGATGCCTTCGCGAAATGCTTTTGACCTTTTGACCAACATGTTCCGCTTTATGCTGGACAGGATCGAACAGCAGAATATAAAAATAGGAAAGTTCGTAGCTTCACACCAGGGGGCAATTATCAATTTTTACTATACACCTACGGTTTTAACTACAAATTCCCTTATCTTTAACAAGGAAAAAATGACGAAATGGTGGCAAAACGGTTACGATTTTGCCAAACTGAAGAACCAGGGAACTTCTGAGATTTGA
- a CDS encoding transporter: protein MRHIRYKLLILILTVSHPIYAQYTDIINSNRPGRSVSAYSVGKNVYQGELGGFYERRKHDGLLTESNQYGADFAIRAGMLDEKLEFTWQGIYMWDQTTYNGTSSPYTVTQSNFYQNTIGAKYLIFEPKRKEANLYSWRDDHTAFHLEDLIPAVSAYIGANLLFGDNPFYPEEPNLSMKAMLITQSHFAGRWVLTTNLIFDRLGGEESMFSYILTLTHALNDARYSVFAEHQGFKSDTYGDGIFRLGAARLINSNLQVDASAGINIKNTPSRLFGGIGVSYRLDYHQDELVPLPIEEEDGEENKKDPELLDHKAGRKMKYEKIRKKNRKNKKKKRNRKENPFDIDNSL, encoded by the coding sequence ATGAGACACATCCGTTACAAACTGCTTATCCTGATATTGACCGTAAGCCACCCGATATATGCCCAATATACGGATATTATCAACTCCAACCGCCCGGGCAGGTCTGTGAGTGCATATTCCGTAGGAAAAAATGTGTACCAGGGCGAACTGGGCGGTTTTTACGAAAGACGCAAACACGACGGCCTGTTGACCGAAAGTAACCAGTACGGTGCCGATTTTGCCATAAGAGCGGGCATGCTCGATGAGAAACTGGAATTCACCTGGCAGGGGATTTACATGTGGGACCAGACCACTTACAACGGCACTTCCTCACCATATACCGTTACACAAAGTAATTTCTACCAAAACACCATCGGGGCCAAATACCTCATATTCGAACCGAAACGAAAGGAAGCCAACCTCTATAGCTGGCGCGACGACCATACGGCATTTCATTTGGAAGACCTGATCCCGGCAGTTTCGGCATACATCGGCGCCAACCTGCTTTTCGGCGACAATCCCTTTTATCCGGAAGAGCCCAACCTTTCCATGAAAGCCATGCTTATCACCCAAAGCCATTTTGCCGGAAGGTGGGTACTTACCACCAACCTTATTTTCGATCGTCTCGGCGGAGAGGAAAGCATGTTCAGTTACATCCTTACCCTTACACACGCATTGAACGATGCCCGTTATTCCGTCTTCGCCGAACACCAGGGATTTAAAAGCGACACCTATGGCGACGGTATCTTCCGGCTGGGCGCAGCACGGCTGATAAACAGTAACCTCCAGGTAGATGCTTCCGCCGGGATCAACATAAAAAACACTCCTTCCAGGCTGTTTGGCGGCATCGGGGTCTCGTACCGCCTGGATTATCACCAGGATGAGCTCGTACCTCTTCCGATAGAGGAAGAAGATGGTGAAGAAAACAAGAAAGATCCGGAATTGCTGGACCACAAGGCCGGCCGGAAAATGAAATACGAAAAGATCCGGAAGAAAAACCGGAAAAACAAAAAGAAAAAACGCAACAGAAAAGAAAACCCGTTTGATATAGACAACAGCCTATGA